A portion of the Blautia hansenii DSM 20583 genome contains these proteins:
- a CDS encoding AAA family ATPase, which translates to MEQTFLTDIEIKKVRHLENISIPLDKNKRKHLILTGKNGSGKTSVLEEIVQHFNYILSDQFDSYDELTEKQRFYIDRIEEAEKISDLEKRTKSIQEEKRMLEWIEDKMKNWLEGVVSNFTSYMVLREKYQRGDFIFAYYKAEREFQVEEYKNIEKIEFQDKYSISENPGIKFTKYLVDLKATQAFTKDKEKYEKINKWFHAFEDILKKIFEDKNLQLNFNDETFQFSICETDREPFDFNTMSSGYAAIFEIINDLIIRMEAKSGLRTEFNMEGVVLVDEIETHLHLELQKMILPILTTLFPNIQFIITTHSPFILSSLDNAVIYDLQNRTLVENGLEKLPYEGIVEGYFKADTLSAELRGKFERYKDLVSKEKLSDEEYEEIDKLEFYLDEIPDYLAKELTSEYSRLKLEFSNRG; encoded by the coding sequence ATGGAACAAACTTTTTTGACGGATATAGAAATAAAAAAAGTTCGTCATTTAGAGAATATTTCAATTCCTTTAGATAAAAATAAAAGAAAACATTTGATTTTAACGGGGAAAAATGGGAGTGGAAAAACAAGTGTGTTGGAAGAGATAGTACAGCATTTTAATTATATTCTTTCAGATCAATTTGATAGTTATGATGAACTGACGGAAAAACAGAGATTCTACATAGATAGGATTGAAGAGGCAGAGAAAATATCTGATTTGGAAAAAAGAACAAAATCCATACAAGAAGAAAAAAGAATGCTAGAGTGGATAGAAGATAAAATGAAAAATTGGTTGGAAGGAGTTGTTTCAAACTTTACTTCCTATATGGTATTGCGTGAAAAATATCAAAGGGGGGATTTTATTTTTGCATATTATAAAGCTGAAAGAGAATTTCAAGTGGAAGAATACAAAAATATTGAAAAAATAGAATTTCAGGACAAATATAGTATTTCCGAAAATCCAGGTATAAAATTCACAAAATATCTTGTAGATTTGAAAGCTACCCAAGCTTTTACAAAAGATAAGGAAAAATACGAAAAGATAAATAAATGGTTTCATGCATTCGAGGATATTTTAAAGAAAATTTTTGAAGATAAAAATCTCCAGTTGAATTTCAATGATGAAACGTTTCAGTTTTCTATTTGTGAGACAGATAGAGAACCCTTTGATTTTAATACAATGTCCAGTGGTTATGCAGCAATATTTGAGATTATTAACGATCTGATTATAAGAATGGAGGCAAAGTCAGGACTGCGAACAGAATTTAATATGGAAGGTGTCGTTTTAGTAGATGAAATTGAAACCCATTTGCATTTAGAATTACAGAAAATGATACTTCCTATTCTAACAACTCTTTTTCCTAATATTCAATTTATTATTACAACACACTCTCCATTTATTTTAAGTTCCTTAGATAATGCGGTTATTTATGATTTACAGAACAGAACTCTTGTAGAAAATGGTTTGGAAAAATTACCCTATGAGGGAATTGTAGAAGGATATTTTAAGGCTGATACATTATCAGCAGAGTTAAGAGGAAAATTTGAAAGATATAAAGATTTAGTTTCTAAGGAAAAGTTATCAGATGAAGAATATGAAGAAATAGATAAACTGGAATTTTATTTAGATGAAATTCCAGATTATCTTGCAAAAGAATTGACATCAGAATATAGCCGATTGAAATTAGAATTTTCAAATAGGGGGTAA
- a CDS encoding SIR2 family protein: MNFIRVDNEINRYRRGEEMDIKNVLLDTINSEKSNIRHIALTIERLTVTMLNDCIRRQGKSSQSNVAVSQMMCDMFLPDGINDIEGKTIVEIKIFRSNRIMINRLYDMIGRISMQSEKIDNLLLIFVNEISENLKAKLLKIKANDLNIHIWDIDDLVKIFRQNEPLFIETYNNLNRTLLQDAIYRGIKRKNDTYLEKRMKYVEQLHDAYTNDKVVLFLGAGASRDAKIATWDQLISELFVTLINKQLQVNCIQMSEDEKNKILDAIQNQNGNSPLLQTRFLRTGFENDFEEIIREILYKDALETSELLEEIGQLCIPNRGKLGIIAVVNYNFDDLIEKNLKRLRVNYHSIYGESMFPEADELGIYHVHGFLPQNKDLYNNLTKSLLVFSEEGYHKLMLEPYNWANLSQLNYMMNNTCVFIGLSMTDPNMRRLLEVAAKKMEGEDSVCRHYAIMKRFHLVEANDDESIRNFERINESLQESFFNEIGVNIIWIDDYNEIPLLLKKIKGERE; the protein is encoded by the coding sequence ATGAACTTTATTCGTGTGGATAATGAAATAAACAGATATAGGAGAGGCGAAGAGATGGATATTAAAAATGTATTATTAGATACAATTAATTCGGAAAAAAGTAATATTCGACATATTGCTTTGACTATTGAGCGACTTACAGTCACTATGTTGAATGATTGTATAAGGCGGCAAGGTAAAAGTAGCCAAAGTAATGTTGCAGTTTCTCAAATGATGTGCGATATGTTTCTTCCAGATGGAATTAATGATATAGAAGGCAAAACAATTGTAGAGATAAAAATTTTTAGAAGTAATCGCATAATGATAAATCGACTTTATGACATGATAGGAAGAATTTCTATGCAGTCAGAAAAAATCGATAATCTGTTGTTGATTTTTGTAAATGAGATATCGGAAAATTTGAAGGCTAAATTATTGAAAATTAAAGCAAACGATTTGAATATTCATATTTGGGATATCGATGATTTGGTGAAGATATTTAGGCAAAATGAACCATTGTTTATTGAAACATATAATAATTTAAATAGAACGTTATTGCAAGATGCAATCTATAGAGGGATTAAAAGAAAAAATGATACATATCTCGAAAAAAGAATGAAATATGTAGAACAGTTGCATGATGCATATACTAATGACAAAGTGGTACTGTTTCTGGGAGCTGGTGCATCGAGAGATGCTAAAATAGCCACTTGGGATCAATTGATATCAGAATTATTCGTGACGTTAATTAATAAACAATTACAGGTAAATTGTATTCAAATGAGTGAGGATGAGAAAAATAAGATTTTGGATGCAATACAGAATCAAAACGGTAATTCTCCATTATTACAAACACGATTTTTGAGAACAGGATTTGAAAATGATTTTGAAGAAATTATTAGGGAGATTTTATATAAAGATGCATTGGAAACTTCTGAACTGTTAGAAGAAATTGGACAGCTATGTATACCTAATAGAGGTAAATTGGGAATAATAGCAGTAGTTAATTATAATTTTGATGATTTGATTGAAAAAAACTTAAAAAGGTTACGAGTGAATTATCATTCGATTTATGGAGAAAGCATGTTTCCGGAGGCAGATGAGTTGGGTATTTATCATGTTCATGGTTTTTTACCACAGAATAAAGATTTATACAATAATTTAACAAAATCTTTATTGGTTTTTTCAGAGGAAGGATATCACAAATTAATGCTTGAACCATATAATTGGGCAAATCTATCACAATTAAATTACATGATGAATAATACATGTGTATTTATAGGATTGTCTATGACAGATCCAAATATGCGAAGATTATTAGAAGTAGCTGCCAAAAAAATGGAGGGGGAAGATTCCGTGTGTAGACATTATGCGATAATGAAGAGATTTCATTTAGTGGAAGCAAATGATGATGAGTCAATTAGAAATTTTGAGCGAATCAATGAATCGTTGCAAGAATCATTTTTTAATGAAATTGGTGTAAATATTATCTGGATAGATGATTATAACGAAATACCATTATTGCTAAAAAAGATTAAAGGTGAGAGAGAATAG
- a CDS encoding DUF6431 domain-containing protein has translation MEQFQPELETCPVCGSTSNCHIHDYYARSIIYFRSGRKLKQDLCIMRVFCDSCKHAHAILPDIIIPYSSYSLFFILFILGDAGLHTVEQLCEHFDVSEKQFHKWLTLWKSHMEQWLGMLDASETDNATFYRQLFLRDSFSAFSMDFIRLTACSFLQSHRNPVLTRPKNARYRQTSFSPDIFLF, from the coding sequence ATGGAACAGTTTCAGCCTGAATTGGAAACATGTCCCGTCTGTGGGAGTACCAGTAACTGTCACATCCACGATTATTATGCCAGATCCATCATTTACTTTCGTTCCGGCAGGAAGCTGAAGCAGGATCTCTGCATCATGCGTGTATTCTGTGACAGCTGTAAGCACGCACATGCCATCCTTCCGGATATCATTATCCCTTATTCCAGCTACAGCCTGTTCTTCATCCTCTTTATCCTGGGTGATGCCGGGCTTCATACGGTTGAACAGCTCTGTGAGCACTTTGATGTCTCAGAAAAGCAGTTCCATAAATGGCTAACACTCTGGAAGTCACACATGGAGCAGTGGCTTGGCATGCTGGATGCTTCTGAAACTGACAATGCCACTTTCTACAGGCAGCTTTTCCTACGGGACTCTTTTTCTGCCTTTTCCATGGATTTCATCCGGCTCACTGCCTGCTCATTCCTGCAATCCCACCGGAATCCTGTCTTAACCAGACCCAAAAACGCACGATACCGGCAGACATCTTTTTCTCCCGATATCTTTCTTTTCTGA
- a CDS encoding DDE-type integrase/transposase/recombinase, with amino-acid sequence MPNVRSDKGISRALNDEAINEIYRIKNDFPRMNATQIHEFLIRSSFIPATISVDSVQRFIRHNDLKSARNPNLRDRKAYEEDEFGKIWQADTCYLPYITEAGKSCRVYVIMIIDDHSRLLVGGELFYSDNACNFQKVLKDAIATYGIPDKLYVNNGCSYSNEQLSMICVSLGILLLHTKVRDGASKGKVERYEASREHPRKPLSREWLDDCFYNRITRKVRKDSTIAIDSICYDVPMQFISAKVNVRYLPDDMDSAYILYENKKFPIRRTDRNDNCHTKRSNLPAIDYSRAGGATNV; translated from the coding sequence ATGCCAAATGTCCGGTCAGATAAAGGTATTTCACGGGCACTGAATGATGAAGCAATCAATGAAATCTACCGTATCAAAAATGATTTCCCACGTATGAATGCCACGCAGATTCATGAATTCCTGATTCGAAGCTCCTTTATTCCGGCTACCATAAGCGTTGATTCCGTCCAGCGTTTTATCCGCCACAATGACCTCAAATCTGCCAGAAACCCTAACCTCAGGGACCGCAAAGCTTATGAGGAAGACGAATTCGGAAAAATCTGGCAGGCCGATACCTGCTATCTTCCTTACATTACAGAAGCTGGGAAGTCCTGCCGCGTATATGTCATCATGATTATTGATGACCATTCCAGACTTCTGGTTGGCGGAGAGCTGTTTTACAGCGACAATGCCTGTAACTTCCAGAAAGTTCTAAAAGACGCCATTGCCACCTATGGAATCCCAGACAAGCTGTACGTGAATAATGGCTGTAGCTACTCGAATGAACAGCTTTCCATGATCTGTGTATCCCTTGGCATCCTTCTGTTACATACCAAGGTCCGTGATGGAGCCAGTAAAGGCAAGGTGGAACGCTATGAAGCTTCCAGGGAACATCCCAGAAAACCTCTTTCACGCGAGTGGCTGGATGACTGTTTTTATAACCGGATTACCCGCAAGGTCCGTAAGGATTCCACCATTGCCATTGACAGCATCTGCTATGATGTTCCCATGCAATTCATTTCTGCAAAGGTGAATGTCCGTTATCTTCCGGATGACATGGACTCTGCCTATATCCTATATGAAAATAAAAAGTTCCCTATTCGCAGAACTGACCGCAATGATAACTGCCATACGAAACGTAGCAATCTTCCGGCCATTGACTACTCAAGAGCAGGGGGTGCAACTAATGTATAA
- a CDS encoding ExeA family protein: protein MYNSYYGLSFNPFDKQQLKEKDHFVSHDFTEMTNRLNYLKDIRGIGVFTARPGMGKSFCLRCFASGLNPSLFHMEYICLSTISVADFYKQLCAILGVSDKGGKTGMFRAIQEQIYYLYKEKRQPLLLAIDEAQYLGTGILNDIKMLMNYGYDSVNCFTLILCGESHLNDTLPKPVHEALRQRITVHYNYAGLFDDEVSKYILHKLQLAGAASSIIDPSALAAVHSFTQGNPRLIDNLMTDALTIGSQQDRKVIDAETIRAAVDNQGLY, encoded by the coding sequence ATGTATAACTCCTACTACGGATTATCCTTCAACCCATTCGACAAACAGCAGCTGAAAGAGAAAGACCACTTTGTATCTCATGATTTTACTGAAATGACAAATCGTCTGAATTATCTCAAAGATATCCGCGGCATTGGTGTTTTCACCGCCAGACCCGGCATGGGAAAGTCCTTCTGCCTGCGTTGTTTTGCCTCCGGTTTAAATCCAAGCCTGTTTCACATGGAATACATCTGCCTGTCCACCATCAGCGTTGCTGATTTCTACAAGCAGCTATGCGCCATCCTTGGTGTATCCGACAAAGGCGGAAAGACCGGGATGTTCCGTGCCATTCAGGAACAGATTTATTACCTCTATAAGGAAAAACGACAGCCTCTACTTCTTGCCATCGACGAAGCACAGTACCTGGGCACCGGTATTCTGAATGACATCAAAATGCTCATGAATTACGGTTATGATTCCGTAAACTGCTTTACCCTGATTCTGTGCGGGGAATCCCATTTAAACGATACACTCCCCAAACCGGTACATGAGGCACTTCGCCAGCGCATCACCGTTCATTACAACTATGCCGGCTTATTCGATGACGAAGTTTCAAAATACATCCTGCATAAGCTGCAGCTTGCAGGAGCCGCTTCTTCCATCATTGATCCCTCTGCGCTTGCTGCTGTACACAGCTTTACCCAGGGCAATCCCCGTCTGATCGATAACCTGATGACAGACGCCCTGACTATCGGCTCCCAACAGGACAGGAAAGTAATCGATGCCGAAACCATCCGGGCTGCGGTCGATAACCAAGGGCTTTATT